One genomic segment of Ctenopharyngodon idella isolate HZGC_01 chromosome 7, HZGC01, whole genome shotgun sequence includes these proteins:
- the LOC127515605 gene encoding uncharacterized protein LOC127515605 isoform X10, which translates to MRVILMLRRTFELQQEPIRFILVLRRTFELQQEPMRFILVLRSTFELQQEPMRFILVLRSTFQLPQEPMRFILVLRSTFQLPQEPMRFILVLRSTFDLQQEPMRFILVLRRKFELQQEPMRFILMLRRKFELQQEPMRFILVLRSTFELQQEPMRFILVLRSTFDLQQEPMRFILVLRSTFELQQEPMRFILVLRSTFDLQQEPMRFILVLRSTFDLQQEPMRFILALRRTFELQQEPMRFILVLRSTFDLQQEPMRFILVLRRKFELQQEPMRFILMLRRKFELQQEPMRFILVLRRKFELQQEPMRFILVLRRKFELQQEPMRFILVLRRKFELQQEPMRFILVLRSTFDLQQEPMRFILVLRSTFELQQEPMRFILVLRSTFDLQQEPMRFILVLRRKFELQQEPMRFILVLRSTFDLQQEPMRFILALRRTFELQQEPMRFILVLRSTFELQQEPMRFILVLRRKFELQQEPMRFILVLRRKFELQQEPMRFILMLRRKFELQQEPMRFILVLRRKFELQQEPMRFILMLRRKFELQQEPMRFILVLRRKFELQQEPMRFILALRRTFELQQEPMRFILMLRSTFDLQQEPMRFILVFRRKFELQQEPMRFILVLRRKFELQQEPMRFILVLRRKFELQQEPMRFILVLRRKFELQQEPMRFILMLRRKFELQQEPMRFILALRRTFELQQEPMRFILMLRSTFDLQQEPMRFILVLRRKFELQQEPMRFILVLRRKFELQQEPMRFILVLRRKFELQQEPMRFILMLRRKFELQQEPMRFILALRRTFELQQEPMRFVL; encoded by the exons ATGAGGGttattctcatgttacgcagaacgtttgagcttcagcaagaaccaataaggttcattctcgtgttacgcagaacgtttgagcttcagcaagaaccaatgaggttcattctcgtgttacgcagcacatttgagcttcagcaagaaccaatgaggttcattctcgtgttacgcagcacatttcagcttccgcaagaaccaatgaggttcattctcgtgttacgcagcacatttcagcttccgcaagaaccaatgaggttcattctcgtgttacgcagcacgtttgatcttcagcaagaaccaatgaggttcattctcgtgttacgcagaaagtttgagcttcagcaagaaccaatgaggttcattctcatgttacgcagaaagtttgagcttcagcaagaaccaatgaggttcattctcgtgttacgcagcacgtttgagcttcagcaagaaccaatgaggttcattctcgtgttacgcagcacgtttgatcttcagcaagaaccaatgaggttcattctcgtgttacgcagcacgtttgagcttcagcaagaaccaatgaggttcattctcgtgttacgcagcacgtttgatcttcagcaagaaccaatgaggttcattctcgtgttacgcagcacgtttgatcttcagcaagaaccaatgaggttcattctcgcgttacgcagaacgtttgagcttcagcaagaaccaatgaggttcattctcgtgttacgcagcacgtttgatcttcagcaagaaccaatgaggttcattctcgtgttacgcagaaagtttgagcttcagcaagaaccaatgaggttcattctcatgttacgcagaaagtttgagcttcagcaagaaccaatgaggttcattctcgtgttacgcagaaagtttgagcttcagcaagaaccaatgaggttcattctcgtgttacgcagaaagtttgagcttcagcaagaaccaatgaggttcattctcgtgttacgcagaaagtttgagcttcagcaagaaccaatgaggttcattctcgtgttacgcagcacgtttgatcttcagcaagaaccaatgaggttcattctcgtgttacgcagcacgtttgagcttcagcaagaaccaatgag gttcattctcgtgttacgcagcacgtttgatcttcagcaagaaccaatgaggttcattctcgtgttacgcagaaagtttgagcttcagcaagaaccaatgaggttcattctcgtgttacgcagcacgtttgatcttcagcaagaaccaatgaggttcattctcgcgttacgcagaacgtttgagcttcagcaagaaccaatgaggttcattctcgtgttacgcagcacgtttgagcttcagcaagaaccaatgaggttcattctcgtgttacgcagaaagtttgagcttcagcaagaaccaatgaggttcattctcgtgttacgcagaaagtttgagcttcagcaagaaccaatgaggttcattctcatgttacgcagaaagtttgagcttcagcaagaaccaatgaggttcattctcgtgttacgcagaaagtttgagcttcagcaagaaccaatgaggttcattctcatgttacgcagaaagtttgagcttcagcaagaaccaatgaggttcattctcgtgttacgcagaaagtttgagcttcagcaagaaccaatgaggttcattctcgcgttacgcagaacgtttgagcttcagcaagaaccaatgaggttcattctcatgttacgcagcacgtttgatcttcagcaagaaccaatgaggttcattctcgtgtttcgcagaaagtttgagcttcagcaagaaccaatgaggttcattctcgtgttacgcagaaagtttgagcttcagcaagaaccaatgaggttcattctcgtgttacgcagaaagtttgagcttcagcaagaaccaatgaggttcattctcgtgttacgcagaaagtttgagcttcagcaagaaccaatgaggttcattctcatgttacgcagaaagtttgagcttcagcaagaaccaatgaggttcattctcgcgttacgcagaacgtttgagcttcagcaagaaccaatgaggttcattctcatgttacgcagcacgtttgatcttcagcaagaaccaatgaggttcattctcgtgttacgcagaaagtttgagcttcagcaagaaccaatgaggttcattctcgtgttacgcagaaagtttgagcttcagcaagaaccaatgaggttcattctcgtgttacgcagaaagtttgagcttcagcaagaaccaatgaggttcattctcatgttacgcagaaagtttgagcttcagcaagaaccaatgaggttcattctcgcgttacgcagaacgtttgagcttcagcaagaaccaatgaggtttgttctttga
- the LOC127515605 gene encoding uncharacterized protein LOC127515605 isoform X17, with translation MRVILMLRRTFELQQEPIRFILVLRRTFELQQEPMRFILVLRSTFELQQEPMRFILVLRSTFQLPQEPMRFILVLRSTFQLPQEPMRFILVLRSTFDLQQEPMRFILVLRRKFELQQEPMRFILMLRRKFELQQEPMRFILVLRSTFELQQEPMRFILVLRSTFDLQQEPMRFILVLRSTFELQQEPMRFILVLRSTFDLQQEPMRFILVLRSTFDLQQEPMRFILALRRTFELQQEPMRFILVLRSTFDLQQEPMRFILVLRRKFELQQEPMRFILMLRRKFELQQEPMRFILVLRRKFELQQEPMRFILVLRRKFELQQEPMRFILVLRRKFELQQEPMRFILVLRSTFDLQQEPMRFILVLRSTFELQQEPMRFILVLRRKFDLQQEPMRFILALRRTFELQQEPMRFILVLRRKFELQQEPMRFILVLRRKLELQQEPMRFILVLRRKFELQQEPMRFILVLRSTFDLQQEPMRFILVLRRKFELQQEPMRFILVLRSTFDLQQEPMRFILALRRTFELQQEPMRFILVLRSTFELQQEPMRFILVLRRKFELQQEPMRFILVLRRKFELQQEPMRFILMLRRKFELQQEPMRFILVLRRKFELQQEPMRFILALRRTFELQQEPMRFILMLRSTFDLQQEPMRFILVLRRKFELQQEPMRFILVLRRKFELQQEPMRFILVLRRKFELQQEPMRFILMLRRKFELQQEPMRFILALRRTFELQQEPMRFVL, from the exons ATGAGGGttattctcatgttacgcagaacgtttgagcttcagcaagaaccaataaggttcattctcgtgttacgcagaacgtttgagcttcagcaagaaccaatgaggttcattctcgtgttacgcagcacatttgagcttcagcaagaaccaatgaggttcattctcgtgttacgcagcacatttcagcttccgcaagaaccaatgaggttcattctcgtgttacgcagcacatttcagcttccgcaagaaccaatgaggttcattctcgtgttacgcagcacgtttgatcttcagcaagaaccaatgaggttcattctcgtgttacgcagaaagtttgagcttcagcaagaaccaatgaggttcattctcatgttacgcagaaagtttgagcttcagcaagaaccaatgaggttcattctcgtgttacgcagcacgtttgagcttcagcaagaaccaatgaggttcattctcgtgttacgcagcacgtttgatcttcagcaagaaccaatgaggttcattctcgtgttacgcagcacgtttgagcttcagcaagaaccaatgaggttcattctcgtgttacgcagcacgtttgatcttcagcaagaaccaatgaggttcattctcgtgttacgcagcacgtttgatcttcagcaagaaccaatgaggttcattctcgcgttacgcagaacgtttgagcttcagcaagaaccaatgaggttcattctcgtgttacgcagcacgtttgatcttcagcaagaaccaatgaggttcattctcgtgttacgcagaaagtttgagcttcagcaagaaccaatgaggttcattctcatgttacgcagaaagtttgagcttcagcaagaaccaatgaggttcattctcgtgttacgcagaaagtttgagcttcagcaagaaccaatgaggttcattctcgtgttacgcagaaagtttgagcttcagcaagaaccaatgaggttcattctcgtgttacgcagaaagtttgagcttcagcaagaaccaatgaggttcattctcgtgttacgcagcacgtttgatcttcagcaagaaccaatgaggttcattctcgtgttacgcagcacgtttgagcttcagcaagaaccaatgaggttcattctcgtgttacgcagaaagtttgatcttcagcaagaaccaatgaggttcattctcgcgttacgcagaacgtttgagcttcagcaagaaccaatgaggttcattctcgtgttacgcagaaagtttgagcttcagcaagaaccaatgaggttcattctcgtgttacgcagaaagttggagcttcagcaagaaccaatgaggttcattctcgtgttacgcagaaagtttgagcttcagcaagaaccaatgaggttcattctcgtgttacgcagcacgtttgatcttcagcaagaaccaatgaggttcattctcgtgttacgcagaaagtttgagcttcagcaagaaccaatgaggttcattctcgtgttacgcagcacgtttgatcttcagcaagaaccaatgaggttcattctcgcgttacgcagaacgtttgagcttcagcaagaaccaatgaggttcattctcgtgttacgcagcacgtttgagcttcagcaagaaccaatgaggttcattctcgtgttacgcagaaagtttgagcttcagcaagaaccaatgaggttcattctcgtgttacgcagaaagtttgagcttcagcaagaaccaatgaggttcattctcatgttacgcagaaagtttgagcttcagcaagaaccaatgaggttcattctcgtgttacgcagaaagtttgagcttcagcaagaaccaatgag gttcattctcgcgttacgcagaacgtttgagcttcagcaagaaccaatgaggttcattctcatgttacgcagcacgtttgatcttcagcaagaaccaatgaggttcattctcgtgttacgcagaaagtttgagcttcagcaagaaccaatgaggttcattctcgtgttacgcagaaagtttgagcttcagcaagaaccaatgaggttcattctcgtgttacgcagaaagtttgagcttcagcaagaaccaatgaggttcattctcatgttacgcagaaagtttgagcttcagcaagaaccaatgaggttcattctcgcgttacgcagaacgtttgagcttcagcaagaaccaatgaggtttgttctttga
- the LOC127515605 gene encoding uncharacterized protein LOC127515605 isoform X4, producing the protein MRVILMLRRTFELQQEPIRFILVLRRTFELQQEPMRFILVLRSTFELQQEPMRFILVLRSTFQLPQEPMRFILVLRSTFQLPQEPMRFILVLRSTFDLQQEPMRFILVLRRKFELQQEPMRFILMLRRKFELQQEPMRFILVLRSTFELQQEPMRFILVLRSTFDLQQEPMRFILVLRSTFELQQEPMRFILVLRSTFDLQQEPMRFILVLRSTFDLQQEPMRFILALRRTFELQQEPMRFILVLRSTFDLQQEPMRFILVLRRKFELQQEPMRFILMLRRKFELQQEPMRFILVLRRKFELQQEPMRFILVLRRKFELQQEPMRFILVLRRKFELQQEPMRFILVLRSTFDLQQEPMRFILVLRSTFELQQEPMRFILVLRRKFDLQQEPMRFILALRRTFELQQEPMRFILVLRRKFELQQEPMRFILVLRRKLELQQEPMRFILVLRRKFELQQEPMRFILVLRSTFDLQQEPMRFILVLRRKFELQQEPMRFILVLRSTFDLQQEPMRFILVLRSTFELQQEPMRFILVLRRKFELQQEPMRFILVLRRKFELQQEPMRFILMLRRKFELQQEPMRFILVLRRKFELQQEPMRFILMLRRKFELQQEPMRFILVLRRKFELQQEPMRFILALRRTFELQQEPMRFILMLRSTFDLQQEPMRFILVFRRKFELQQEPMRFILVLRRKFELQQEPMRFILVLRRKFELQQEPMRFILVLRRKFELQQEPMRFILMLRRKFELQQEPMRFILALRRTFELQQEPMRFILMLRSTFDLQQEPMRFILVLRRKFELQQEPMRFILVLRRKFELQQEPMRFILVLRRKFELQQEPMRFILMLRRKFELQQEPMRFILALRRTFELQQEPMRFVL; encoded by the exons ATGAGGGttattctcatgttacgcagaacgtttgagcttcagcaagaaccaataaggttcattctcgtgttacgcagaacgtttgagcttcagcaagaaccaatgaggttcattctcgtgttacgcagcacatttgagcttcagcaagaaccaatgaggttcattctcgtgttacgcagcacatttcagcttccgcaagaaccaatgaggttcattctcgtgttacgcagcacatttcagcttccgcaagaaccaatgaggttcattctcgtgttacgcagcacgtttgatcttcagcaagaaccaatgaggttcattctcgtgttacgcagaaagtttgagcttcagcaagaaccaatgaggttcattctcatgttacgcagaaagtttgagcttcagcaagaaccaatgaggttcattctcgtgttacgcagcacgtttgagcttcagcaagaaccaatgaggttcattctcgtgttacgcagcacgtttgatcttcagcaagaaccaatgaggttcattctcgtgttacgcagcacgtttgagcttcagcaagaaccaatgaggttcattctcgtgttacgcagcacgtttgatcttcagcaagaaccaatgaggttcattctcgtgttacgcagcacgtttgatcttcagcaagaaccaatgaggttcattctcgcgttacgcagaacgtttgagcttcagcaagaaccaatgaggttcattctcgtgttacgcagcacgtttgatcttcagcaagaaccaatgaggttcattctcgtgttacgcagaaagtttgagcttcagcaagaaccaatgaggttcattctcatgttacgcagaaagtttgagcttcagcaagaaccaatgaggttcattctcgtgttacgcagaaagtttgagcttcagcaagaaccaatgaggttcattctcgtgttacgcagaaagtttgagcttcagcaagaaccaatgaggttcattctcgtgttacgcagaaagtttgagcttcagcaagaaccaatgaggttcattctcgtgttacgcagcacgtttgatcttcagcaagaaccaatgaggttcattctcgtgttacgcagcacgtttgagcttcagcaagaaccaatgaggttcattctcgtgttacgcagaaagtttgatcttcagcaagaaccaatgaggttcattctcgcgttacgcagaacgtttgagcttcagcaagaaccaatgaggttcattctcgtgttacgcagaaagtttgagcttcagcaagaaccaatgaggttcattctcgtgttacgcagaaagttggagcttcagcaagaaccaatgaggttcattctcgtgttacgcagaaagtttgagcttcagcaagaaccaatgaggttcattctcgtgttacgcagcacgtttgatcttcagcaagaaccaatgaggttcattctcgtgttacgcagaaagtttgagcttcagcaagaaccaatgaggttcattctcgtgttacgcagcacgtttgatcttcagcaagaaccaatgag gttcattctcgtgttacgcagcacgtttgagcttcagcaagaaccaatgaggttcattctcgtgttacgcagaaagtttgagcttcagcaagaaccaatgaggttcattctcgtgttacgcagaaagtttgagcttcagcaagaaccaatgaggttcattctcatgttacgcagaaagtttgagcttcagcaagaaccaatgaggttcattctcgtgttacgcagaaagtttgagcttcagcaagaaccaatgaggttcattctcatgttacgcagaaagtttgagcttcagcaagaaccaatgaggttcattctcgtgttacgcagaaagtttgagcttcagcaagaaccaatgaggttcattctcgcgttacgcagaacgtttgagcttcagcaagaaccaatgaggttcattctcatgttacgcagcacgtttgatcttcagcaagaaccaatgaggttcattctcgtgtttcgcagaaagtttgagcttcagcaagaaccaatgaggttcattctcgtgttacgcagaaagtttgagcttcagcaagaaccaatgaggttcattctcgtgttacgcagaaagtttgagcttcagcaagaaccaatgaggttcattctcgtgttacgcagaaagtttgagcttcagcaagaaccaatgaggttcattctcatgttacgcagaaagtttgagcttcagcaagaaccaatgaggttcattctcgcgttacgcagaacgtttgagcttcagcaagaaccaatgaggttcattctcatgttacgcagcacgtttgatcttcagcaagaaccaatgaggttcattctcgtgttacgcagaaagtttgagcttcagcaagaaccaatgaggttcattctcgtgttacgcagaaagtttgagcttcagcaagaaccaatgaggttcattctcgtgttacgcagaaagtttgagcttcagcaagaaccaatgaggttcattctcatgttacgcagaaagtttgagcttcagcaagaaccaatgaggttcattctcgcgttacgcagaacgtttgagcttcagcaagaaccaatgaggtttgttctttga
- the LOC127515605 gene encoding uncharacterized protein LOC127515605 isoform X7 translates to MRVILMLRRTFELQQEPIRFILVLRRTFELQQEPMRFILVLRSTFELQQEPMRFILVLRSTFQLPQEPMRFILVLRSTFQLPQEPMRFILVLRSTFDLQQEPMRFILVLRRKFELQQEPMRFILMLRRKFELQQEPMRFILVLRSTFELQQEPMRFILVLRSTFDLQQEPMRFILVLRSTFELQQEPMRFILVLRSTFDLQQEPMRFILVLRSTFDLQQEPMRFILALRRTFELQQEPMRFILVLRSTFDLQQEPMRFILVLRRKFELQQEPMRFILMLRRKFELQQEPMRFILVLRRKFELQQEPMRFILVLRRKFELQQEPMRFILVLRRKFELQQEPMRFILVLRSTFDLQQEPMRFILVLRSTFELQQEPMRFILVLRRKFDLQQEPMRFILALRRTFELQQEPMRFILVLRRKFELQQEPMRFILVLRRKLELQQEPMRFILVLRRKFELQQEPMRFILVLRSTFDLQQEPMRFILVLRRKFELQQEPMRFILVLRSTFDLQQEPMRFILALRRTFELQQEPMRFILVLRSTFELQQEPMRFILVLRRKFELQQEPMRFILVLRRKFELQQEPMRFILMLRRKFELQQEPMRFILALRRTFELQQEPMRFILMLRSTFDLQQEPMRFILVFRRKFELQQEPMRFILVLRRKFELQQEPMRFILVLRRKFELQQEPMRFILVLRRKFELQQEPMRFILMLRRKFELQQEPMRFILALRRTFELQQEPMRFILMLRSTFDLQQEPMRFILVLRRKFELQQEPMRFILVLRRKFELQQEPMRFILVLRRKFELQQEPMRFILMLRRKFELQQEPMRFILALRRTFELQQEPMRFVL, encoded by the exons ATGAGGGttattctcatgttacgcagaacgtttgagcttcagcaagaaccaataaggttcattctcgtgttacgcagaacgtttgagcttcagcaagaaccaatgaggttcattctcgtgttacgcagcacatttgagcttcagcaagaaccaatgaggttcattctcgtgttacgcagcacatttcagcttccgcaagaaccaatgaggttcattctcgtgttacgcagcacatttcagcttccgcaagaaccaatgaggttcattctcgtgttacgcagcacgtttgatcttcagcaagaaccaatgaggttcattctcgtgttacgcagaaagtttgagcttcagcaagaaccaatgaggttcattctcatgttacgcagaaagtttgagcttcagcaagaaccaatgaggttcattctcgtgttacgcagcacgtttgagcttcagcaagaaccaatgaggttcattctcgtgttacgcagcacgtttgatcttcagcaagaaccaatgaggttcattctcgtgttacgcagcacgtttgagcttcagcaagaaccaatgaggttcattctcgtgttacgcagcacgtttgatcttcagcaagaaccaatgaggttcattctcgtgttacgcagcacgtttgatcttcagcaagaaccaatgaggttcattctcgcgttacgcagaacgtttgagcttcagcaagaaccaatgaggttcattctcgtgttacgcagcacgtttgatcttcagcaagaaccaatgaggttcattctcgtgttacgcagaaagtttgagcttcagcaagaaccaatgaggttcattctcatgttacgcagaaagtttgagcttcagcaagaaccaatgaggttcattctcgtgttacgcagaaagtttgagcttcagcaagaaccaatgaggttcattctcgtgttacgcagaaagtttgagcttcagcaagaaccaatgaggttcattctcgtgttacgcagaaagtttgagcttcagcaagaaccaatgaggttcattctcgtgttacgcagcacgtttgatcttcagcaagaaccaatgaggttcattctcgtgttacgcagcacgtttgagcttcagcaagaaccaatgaggttcattctcgtgttacgcagaaagtttgatcttcagcaagaaccaatgaggttcattctcgcgttacgcagaacgtttgagcttcagcaagaaccaatgaggttcattctcgtgttacgcagaaagtttgagcttcagcaagaaccaatgaggttcattctcgtgttacgcagaaagttggagcttcagcaagaaccaatgaggttcattctcgtgttacgcagaaagtttgagcttcagcaagaaccaatgaggttcattctcgtgttacgcagcacgtttgatcttcagcaagaaccaatgaggttcattctcgtgttacgcagaaagtttgagcttcagcaagaaccaatgaggttcattctcgtgttacgcagcacgtttgatcttcagcaagaaccaatgaggttcattctcgcgttacgcagaacgtttgagcttcagcaagaaccaatgaggttcattctcgtgttacgcagcacgtttgagcttcagcaagaaccaatgaggttcattctcgtgttacgcagaaagtttgagcttcagcaagaaccaatgaggttcattctcgtgttacgcagaaagtttgagcttcagcaagaaccaatgaggttcattctcatgttacgcagaaagtttgagcttcagcaagaaccaatgag gttcattctcgcgttacgcagaacgtttgagcttcagcaagaaccaatgaggttcattctcatgttacgcagcacgtttgatcttcagcaagaaccaatgaggttcattctcgtgtttcgcagaaagtttgagcttcagcaagaaccaatgaggttcattctcgtgttacgcagaaagtttgagcttcagcaagaaccaatgaggttcattctcgtgttacgcagaaagtttgagcttcagcaagaaccaatgaggttcattctcgtgttacgcagaaagtttgagcttcagcaagaaccaatgaggttcattctcatgttacgcagaaagtttgagcttcagcaagaaccaatgaggttcattctcgcgttacgcagaacgtttgagcttcagcaagaaccaatgaggttcattctcatgttacgcagcacgtttgatcttcagcaagaaccaatgaggttcattctcgtgttacgcagaaagtttgagcttcagcaagaaccaatgaggttcattctcgtgttacgcagaaagtttgagcttcagcaagaaccaatgaggttcattctcgtgttacgcagaaagtttgagcttcagcaagaaccaatgaggttcattctcatgttacgcagaaagtttgagcttcagcaagaaccaatgaggttcattctcgcgttacgcagaacgtttgagcttcagcaagaaccaatgaggtttgttctttga